A stretch of the Fibrobacter sp. genome encodes the following:
- a CDS encoding succinate dehydrogenase cytochrome b subunit, which translates to MKWIIKYLTSSIGKKQIMGCTGAFLVLFVTGHMCGNFQLLNFDQAAAQASYNAYTEFLTGFNPLHFPIKLIYLVELVLIAAFATHIGLAIKLKLENKAARGNVGYEVNARKGNKTFATFTMIWTGLIIVGFLIQHLSTLKFGEHYLYVNEAGEIVRDMWLTTIDMFANPVWTVFYLVALFSVGTHLFHAIASAFQTLGLAHQKWTPIIDKFGIVYSVIVALCFAAQAAFSCYIAHQPETEALRAKSHEIQQQLEQKKAASEAKTSFVVPSVGIISTNV; encoded by the coding sequence ATGAAATGGATCATCAAGTATCTTACTTCTTCCATTGGTAAGAAGCAGATCATGGGATGTACAGGTGCGTTCCTCGTACTGTTCGTCACCGGCCACATGTGTGGTAACTTCCAGCTTTTGAACTTCGACCAGGCTGCAGCACAGGCTTCCTACAACGCCTATACTGAATTCCTGACCGGCTTCAATCCGCTGCACTTCCCGATTAAGCTGATCTACCTCGTAGAATTGGTTCTGATTGCAGCTTTTGCAACCCACATTGGTCTTGCTATCAAGCTGAAGCTCGAAAACAAGGCTGCTCGTGGTAACGTGGGTTACGAAGTCAACGCTCGCAAGGGTAACAAGACTTTCGCAACTTTCACCATGATCTGGACCGGCCTCATCATCGTTGGCTTCCTCATCCAGCATCTCTCCACTCTCAAGTTCGGTGAACATTACCTCTATGTCAACGAAGCTGGCGAAATCGTCCGCGACATGTGGCTCACCACCATCGACATGTTTGCAAACCCGGTTTGGACCGTGTTCTACCTGGTTGCCTTGTTCTCTGTTGGTACTCACCTCTTCCACGCTATCGCTTCTGCTTTCCAGACCCTCGGTCTTGCTCACCAGAAGTGGACTCCGATCATTGACAAGTTCGGTATCGTCTATAGCGTGATTGTTGCTCTGTGCTTTGCTGCTCAGGCGGCATTCTCCTGCTACATCGCACATCAGCCGGAAACCGAAGCTCTCCGCGCCAAGTCTCATGAAATCCAGCAGCAGCTGGAACAGAAGAAGGCCGCTTCCGAAGCCAAGACTTCTTTCGTCGTTCCCTCTGTCGGCATCATTTCCACCAACGTTTAA
- the ndk gene encoding nucleoside-diphosphate kinase: MEMTFAMIKPNAVKSGLVGQIIARYEAAGLSVCAIKMHQMTKKDARGFYAEHVKKPFFPELEAYMTKGPSVMLALGGENAIAKVRAINGATNPAKAEPGTLRYDFAPSMTENVVHSSDSPKSAKRELDFWFEKKERYAYEAASKKACCIL, from the coding sequence ATGGAAATGACCTTCGCCATGATCAAGCCCAACGCCGTTAAGTCCGGTCTCGTTGGCCAGATTATTGCCCGTTACGAAGCTGCAGGCCTCTCTGTCTGCGCTATCAAGATGCACCAGATGACTAAGAAGGACGCTCGCGGTTTCTACGCAGAACACGTGAAGAAGCCCTTCTTCCCGGAACTGGAAGCCTACATGACTAAGGGCCCGTCCGTGATGCTCGCTCTGGGTGGCGAAAATGCCATTGCCAAGGTTCGCGCTATTAACGGTGCCACCAATCCGGCTAAGGCAGAACCGGGTACCCTCCGCTACGATTTTGCTCCTTCCATGACCGAAAATGTTGTCCACAGCTCCGATAGCCCCAAGAGCGCAAAGCGTGAACTGGACTTCTGGTTCGAAAAGAAGGAACGCTATGCCTACGAAGCTGCAAGCAAGAAGGCTTGCTGCATCCTTTAA
- a CDS encoding fumarate reductase/succinate dehydrogenase flavoprotein subunit, translated as MILDSKIPGGSISEKWTKHKFELKLVNPANKRKFTVLVVGTGLAGASAAASLAELGYNVKSFCIQDSPRRAHSIAAQGGINAAKSYKNDGDSVYRLFYDTVKGGDFRAREANVHRLAENSNLIIDQCVAQGVPFGREYGGLLDNRSFGGTQVSRTFYARGQTGQQLLLGAYQALMRQVAAGKVTLLPRREMMDLVVVDGKARGIIVRNLVTGELESHVGDAVCLCTGGYGNVYYLSTNAQGSNVTAAFRAYKKGAAFANPCYTQIHPTCLPRHGDLQSKLTLMSESLRNDGRIWVPRKPGDKRSPDQIPENERYYYLEEKYPSFGNLVPRDVASRNAKQVCDAGMGVGNTGLAVYLDFADAIKRMGVAGVSAKYGNLFQMYEKIVDEDPYKVPMRIFPAIHYTMGGLWVDYDLMSTIPGCFVLGEANFSDHGANRLGASALMQGLSDGYFVIPFTIGGYFAGTKLEKVSESDPAFEDCKKQTAEKISKLLSIKGHRTVNDIHRQLGNIMWEYVGMARNKAGLEKALQEIPALREEFYENVNVVGSEGSFNQNLERAGRLADFLEFAEVLTLDALHREESCGGHFREESQTEEGEAKRDDENFCYVGAWEFKGDNVKPELHKEPLTFDNVHLVTRSYK; from the coding sequence ATGATTCTCGATTCTAAAATTCCTGGTGGTTCCATTTCCGAAAAGTGGACCAAGCATAAGTTTGAATTGAAACTCGTGAACCCGGCTAACAAGCGTAAGTTCACCGTTCTCGTGGTTGGTACCGGTCTTGCTGGTGCTTCCGCTGCAGCTTCCCTTGCAGAACTCGGCTACAACGTCAAGTCCTTCTGCATTCAGGACTCTCCCCGTCGTGCTCACTCCATTGCTGCCCAGGGTGGTATCAATGCTGCTAAGAGCTATAAGAACGATGGTGACTCTGTCTATCGTCTTTTCTACGATACCGTTAAGGGCGGTGACTTCCGCGCTCGTGAAGCCAACGTACATCGTCTCGCCGAAAACTCCAACCTGATCATCGATCAGTGCGTTGCTCAGGGTGTTCCCTTCGGCCGTGAATACGGTGGCCTCCTGGACAACCGTTCCTTCGGTGGTACCCAGGTTTCTCGTACCTTCTACGCTCGCGGTCAGACCGGTCAGCAGCTCCTCCTCGGTGCATACCAGGCTCTCATGCGCCAGGTTGCAGCAGGCAAGGTAACTCTCCTTCCGCGTCGTGAAATGATGGACCTCGTCGTTGTCGACGGTAAGGCTCGCGGTATCATCGTTCGTAACCTCGTTACTGGCGAACTCGAAAGCCACGTTGGCGACGCAGTCTGCCTTTGCACCGGTGGTTACGGTAACGTCTACTACCTGTCCACCAACGCTCAGGGTTCTAACGTTACTGCAGCTTTCCGCGCTTATAAGAAGGGTGCAGCATTTGCTAACCCCTGCTACACTCAGATTCACCCGACTTGCTTGCCCCGTCATGGAGACCTGCAGTCCAAGCTGACTCTGATGTCTGAATCTCTGCGTAACGATGGTCGTATTTGGGTTCCGCGTAAGCCGGGCGACAAGCGTTCTCCGGACCAGATTCCTGAAAACGAACGTTACTACTACCTCGAAGAAAAGTACCCCAGCTTCGGTAACCTCGTTCCCCGTGACGTGGCTTCCCGTAATGCTAAGCAGGTTTGCGACGCCGGTATGGGCGTAGGCAACACCGGCCTTGCAGTTTACCTGGACTTCGCTGACGCTATCAAGCGTATGGGCGTTGCAGGCGTTTCTGCTAAGTATGGTAACCTCTTCCAGATGTACGAAAAGATCGTTGACGAAGACCCGTACAAGGTTCCGATGCGCATCTTCCCGGCAATCCACTACACCATGGGTGGTCTGTGGGTTGACTACGATTTGATGTCCACCATCCCGGGCTGCTTCGTTCTCGGTGAAGCAAACTTCTCTGACCACGGTGCTAACCGTCTCGGTGCTTCTGCTTTGATGCAGGGCCTCTCCGATGGTTACTTCGTGATTCCGTTCACCATCGGTGGCTACTTCGCAGGCACCAAGCTGGAAAAGGTTTCCGAATCTGATCCGGCATTTGAAGACTGCAAGAAGCAGACCGCTGAAAAGATTTCCAAGCTCCTTTCCATCAAGGGTCACCGCACTGTTAACGATATCCATCGTCAGCTCGGTAACATCATGTGGGAATACGTTGGTATGGCCCGTAACAAGGCTGGCCTCGAAAAGGCTCTCCAGGAAATCCCGGCTCTCCGCGAAGAATTCTACGAAAACGTCAACGTCGTTGGCTCCGAAGGTTCCTTCAACCAGAACCTGGAACGTGCCGGCCGTTTGGCTGACTTCCTCGAATTCGCAGAAGTCCTCACCCTCGACGCCCTCCACCGTGAAGAATCTTGCGGCGGTCACTTCCGTGAAGAAAGCCAGACCGAAGAAGGCGAAGCAAAGCGTGACGACGAAAACTTCTGCTACGTCGGTGCTTGGGAATTCAAGGGCGACAATGTTAAGCCCGAACTCCACAAGGAACCTCTCACATTCGATAACGTCCACCTCGTTACTAGGAGCTACAAATAA
- a CDS encoding succinate dehydrogenase/fumarate reductase iron-sulfur subunit gives MSNGNMNITLKIWRQKDAKTKGQFETVKVNDISPDMSFLEMLDIVNEEQMKQGKEGFAFDHDCREGICGMCSLVINGMPHGPDHGITTCQLHMRKFKDGDTIVVEPWRAAAFPVIRDCAVDRSAFDRIIAAGGYVSVNTGAAPEASVIPVPKADADRAFDAAACVGCGACVAACKNASAMLFVSAKVSHLSFLPQGKVEAKKRVLAMVAQMDKEGFGNCTNLYECQAACPKGITVDYIAKMNREYLMATATYAEKVYGKD, from the coding sequence ATGAGCAACGGCAATATGAATATCACTTTGAAGATTTGGCGTCAGAAGGATGCCAAGACCAAGGGTCAGTTCGAAACTGTCAAGGTCAACGATATTTCTCCGGATATGTCCTTCCTGGAAATGCTGGACATTGTCAACGAAGAACAGATGAAGCAGGGCAAAGAAGGCTTTGCATTCGACCACGACTGCCGCGAAGGCATTTGCGGTATGTGCTCTCTGGTGATCAACGGTATGCCCCATGGTCCCGACCACGGCATCACCACTTGCCAGCTGCACATGCGTAAGTTCAAGGATGGCGATACTATCGTCGTCGAACCGTGGCGCGCTGCTGCATTCCCGGTTATCCGTGACTGCGCTGTTGACCGTTCTGCTTTCGACCGCATCATCGCTGCTGGCGGCTACGTTTCCGTCAATACCGGTGCTGCTCCTGAAGCTTCCGTGATCCCCGTTCCCAAGGCTGATGCAGACCGCGCATTCGACGCTGCTGCTTGTGTTGGTTGCGGTGCTTGCGTTGCTGCATGTAAGAACGCTTCCGCTATGCTCTTCGTCTCTGCTAAGGTTTCTCACCTCAGCTTCTTGCCCCAGGGCAAGGTCGAAGCCAAGAAGCGCGTGCTCGCTATGGTGGCACAGATGGACAAGGAAGGCTTTGGTAACTGCACCAACCTTTACGAATGCCAGGCTGCTTGCCCGAAGGGTATCACTGTGGACTACATCGCCAAGATGAACCGCGAATACCTCATGGCAACCGCTACCTACGCTGAAAAGGTTTACGGCAAGGACTAA